In Desulfovibrio sp. 86, the following proteins share a genomic window:
- a CDS encoding RNA recognition motif domain-containing protein: protein MSKSIYVGNLPWSATEEQVQDLFAEYGSVLSVKLVSDRDTGRARGFGFVEMEDGEADSAIEALDNFSFGGRTLRVNEAKPRAPRQPRY from the coding sequence ATGTCCAAGTCCATTTATGTCGGGAACCTTCCCTGGTCCGCTACTGAAGAACAGGTTCAGGATCTTTTTGCCGAATACGGCAGCGTTCTGTCCGTGAAACTCGTTAGCGACAGGGATACCGGCCGTGCCCGTGGCTTTGGCTTTGTGGAAATGGAAGACGGCGAAGCCGATTCCGCCATTGAAGCTCTTGACAACTTCAGCTTTGGTGGTCGCACGCTGCGCGTCAACGAAGCCAAACCCAGGGCTCCTCGCCAGCCCCGCTACTAG